One Desulfovermiculus halophilus DSM 18834 DNA window includes the following coding sequences:
- a CDS encoding OmpA family protein — protein sequence MYLSRHLFIGLAALLVVALGTSAWGAAAKHQPKVDNFIFVSDESGSMRDNYMGQGTFTHATGTTASTGEEEYFKFGFAKRAMQDMNQMIPELDYQAGLFSAVTGFQAYQDPTPYDTKAMCQAISKTEVAPRMYGFNTPLSKGLSKLEPTLQNLSGKTAVILFTDGGENLGGSPAAVIDRLGSQYNTCFHIVSYAQSTDEKKTIDAMADVQDCTVLVTGADMTDEAKMQDFVQQVFFSTAMDSDGDGVFDADDQCPDTPAGVEVDEYGCPIDSDGDGVPDYLDKCPGTEAGVEVDDVGCPFPVHKTIKVYFDFDNAEIKDKYDTELMKIADYLRRNPQTDMTIEGHTDSVGPAEYNMKLSERRAESVRDRLVNTLDVDPDRLTTKGYGETKPIADNDTKQGRKKNRRVIGVVTK from the coding sequence ATGTACTTGTCGAGGCACCTTTTCATCGGCCTGGCCGCGCTGCTCGTCGTGGCCCTGGGAACATCAGCGTGGGGGGCTGCTGCAAAGCACCAGCCCAAGGTTGACAACTTCATTTTCGTCAGCGACGAATCCGGGTCCATGCGGGACAACTACATGGGCCAGGGAACCTTCACCCACGCCACCGGCACAACCGCGTCCACCGGAGAAGAAGAGTACTTCAAGTTCGGCTTTGCCAAACGGGCAATGCAGGACATGAACCAGATGATCCCTGAGCTGGATTATCAGGCCGGCCTGTTTTCAGCAGTCACTGGTTTCCAAGCCTATCAGGACCCCACGCCTTACGACACCAAGGCAATGTGTCAGGCCATTTCCAAGACCGAGGTCGCGCCCAGGATGTACGGATTCAACACCCCCCTGTCCAAGGGCCTGAGCAAGCTGGAACCTACACTGCAGAACCTGTCCGGAAAGACAGCGGTTATCCTGTTCACCGACGGGGGAGAAAATCTGGGTGGATCACCTGCGGCAGTTATTGACAGACTGGGCAGCCAGTACAACACCTGCTTCCACATCGTCAGCTACGCTCAGAGCACGGACGAGAAAAAGACCATCGATGCCATGGCTGATGTCCAGGACTGCACCGTCCTGGTCACCGGCGCGGACATGACCGACGAAGCAAAGATGCAGGACTTCGTCCAGCAGGTCTTTTTCAGCACTGCAATGGACAGTGACGGGGACGGCGTTTTTGATGCCGACGATCAATGCCCCGACACGCCCGCAGGGGTGGAAGTCGACGAATACGGATGCCCGATCGACAGCGATGGTGACGGCGTTCCGGACTACCTGGACAAGTGCCCCGGCACAGAAGCCGGAGTGGAAGTTGACGACGTCGGATGCCCCTTCCCGGTGCACAAGACCATCAAGGTCTACTTCGATTTCGACAATGCTGAGATCAAAGACAAGTACGATACCGAGCTGATGAAGATCGCCGACTATCTGCGCAGGAATCCGCAGACGGATATGACCATTGAAGGCCACACCGACAGCGTTGGCCCGGCGGAATACAATATGAAGCTCTCCGAGCGCCGGGCAGAGAGCGTCAGGGATCGCCTGGTGAACACCCTGGACGTTGACCCCGACCGGCTGACAACCAAGGGGTACGGCGAGACCAAGCCCATTGCCGACAATGACACCAAACAGGGCCGGAAGAAAAACCGGCGGGTCATCGGCGTGGTCACCAAGTAG
- a CDS encoding AEC family transporter produces the protein MFTALLPVFIIIFMGYACKQLGFPGDGFWVAAERMTYFVFFPALLINKLAFASFAASTALPMAAAIMAAIATLSAGLLLFRPRKLWSGPVFSSVFQGSIRFNTFVGLAAVSALLGPSGVTLAAVALMAMIPLINLLCVPTVAYFGHAASAGVRRMLWEILRNPLILACIIGFALNISSLPKPAGVFQVFDLLGRAALPVGLLAVGAGLRVTSLHTNITALCTSCLVKLIIFPLVTVLFCELFKVSGEARTVAILFASLPTAVSAFILARQLGGDTTLMASIVTVHTVLAALTMPLVLALLG, from the coding sequence ATGTTCACCGCCCTTCTGCCCGTCTTCATCATCATCTTCATGGGCTACGCCTGTAAACAGCTCGGATTTCCGGGCGACGGGTTCTGGGTCGCCGCCGAGCGGATGACCTACTTCGTCTTTTTTCCCGCCCTGCTGATCAACAAGCTGGCCTTCGCCTCCTTTGCCGCCTCCACCGCCCTGCCCATGGCCGCCGCCATCATGGCGGCAATAGCGACCCTCAGCGCCGGCCTGCTCCTCTTCCGGCCCCGAAAGCTGTGGTCCGGTCCTGTGTTTTCCTCGGTATTCCAAGGCAGCATCCGGTTCAACACCTTCGTCGGCCTGGCCGCTGTCTCCGCCCTCCTTGGACCATCCGGGGTGACCCTGGCCGCCGTGGCCCTGATGGCCATGATCCCCTTGATCAATCTTTTGTGCGTGCCTACGGTTGCCTATTTCGGCCATGCCGCTTCGGCCGGGGTGCGGCGCATGCTGTGGGAGATCCTGCGCAACCCCCTTATCCTGGCCTGCATCATTGGTTTTGCCCTGAATATCTCCTCCCTGCCCAAGCCGGCCGGTGTTTTCCAGGTCTTCGACCTCCTGGGGCGGGCGGCCCTCCCGGTCGGACTCCTGGCCGTGGGCGCCGGACTCAGAGTCACCAGCCTGCATACCAATATCACTGCCCTGTGCACCTCCTGTCTGGTCAAGCTGATCATCTTTCCCCTGGTCACCGTCCTGTTCTGCGAGCTGTTCAAGGTCAGCGGCGAGGCCCGGACGGTGGCCATCCTTTTCGCCTCCCTGCCCACTGCCGTCTCCGCCTTTATCCTGGCCCGCCAACTGGGAGGGGACACCACTCTCATGGCCTCCATAGTCACCGTGCACACCGTCCTGGCGGCCCTGACAATGCCCCTGGTCCTGGCCCTTCTGGGCTGA
- a CDS encoding FAD/NAD(P)-binding protein: MNNPYLPYPVRIQRVEIATEDKSLRTFDFEFIHPEHAEAFTYLPGQFAELSVPGYGEAPIGIASSPTEGSHLTFTVSKAGVVTSKLHSMEEGEIMGVRGPLGHPYPLGEMEGKNIVILAGGYAVTTLRSTMVWLLHPDNRDKYGEITFVYGARTPGMLLYKDLLEEWDARSDVNTYITIDNEVEGWDKYVGFVPQIADQVSPKPDNAVALVCGPPVMIKFTQPVLDKMGWTGDQIIMSLENRMKCGVGICGRCNVGPYYVCKDGPVFTKAQLDELPKEY, translated from the coding sequence ATGAACAACCCCTACCTGCCGTATCCGGTGCGTATTCAACGGGTGGAGATCGCCACCGAGGACAAAAGTCTGCGGACCTTTGACTTTGAGTTCATCCACCCGGAGCACGCCGAGGCCTTTACCTACCTCCCGGGGCAATTCGCCGAGCTCTCTGTGCCCGGCTATGGGGAGGCGCCCATTGGCATCGCCTCCAGCCCCACGGAAGGCAGTCACCTGACCTTTACCGTGAGCAAGGCTGGAGTGGTCACCAGCAAGCTGCACAGCATGGAAGAGGGCGAGATCATGGGCGTACGAGGCCCCCTGGGCCATCCCTACCCCCTGGGCGAGATGGAAGGCAAGAATATCGTCATTCTGGCCGGGGGATATGCGGTGACCACCCTGCGCTCCACCATGGTCTGGCTCCTGCACCCGGACAACCGGGACAAATATGGCGAGATCACCTTTGTCTACGGGGCCCGCACCCCCGGCATGCTCCTGTACAAGGACCTCCTGGAGGAGTGGGACGCCCGAAGCGACGTGAACACCTACATCACCATCGACAACGAGGTTGAAGGCTGGGACAAGTACGTTGGCTTTGTGCCCCAGATCGCTGACCAGGTCTCCCCCAAGCCGGACAACGCCGTGGCCCTGGTCTGCGGACCTCCGGTGATGATCAAGTTCACCCAGCCGGTCCTGGACAAGATGGGCTGGACCGGAGATCAGATCATCATGAGCCTGGAAAACCGGATGAAATGCGGCGTCGGCATCTGCGGACGGTGCAATGTGGGCCCCTACTATGTCTGCAAGGACGGCCCGGTCTTCACCAAGGCCCAGCTGGACGAACTGCCCAAGGAATATTAA
- a CDS encoding 4Fe-4S dicluster domain-containing protein, with translation MHDKIIAKKDLDSFVRSLAQSRDVFAPVRDKASMGWAQIDSADNLEFDFLNTDFSPKAFFFPQNERLMHFTNSSRDEDGMIMEEEPPRDREQVLLNIRPCDAKAFCVLDLVFCQDENAPDVYWKDKRDKTVLIGLACKAPCPTCFCTSVNCGPHHEEGLDMLLVDLGEDLLARPLTDKGQELAADLQDAPQEAVDQAAGQKKASEEAITSTVDMSKINERPVLEEYEHPYFDRVFEACINCGTCTFYCPTCHCFDIQDETQDEFGHRVRNWDTCMSWLFTHHTSGHNPRGTKKDRVRQRFMHKFKYMPIKLGGAIGCVGCGRCTRKCPVNIDVRTVVNSMNE, from the coding sequence ATGCACGACAAGATTATTGCCAAAAAGGATCTGGACTCTTTTGTCCGCTCCCTGGCCCAGAGCCGGGACGTCTTTGCCCCGGTGCGGGACAAGGCGTCCATGGGTTGGGCACAGATCGACTCAGCCGACAACCTGGAGTTCGATTTTCTGAACACCGACTTTTCGCCCAAGGCCTTTTTCTTCCCTCAAAATGAGCGGCTCATGCATTTTACCAACAGCAGCCGGGACGAGGACGGCATGATCATGGAAGAGGAGCCGCCTCGGGACAGGGAGCAGGTCCTGCTCAATATCCGGCCCTGCGATGCCAAGGCCTTTTGTGTCTTGGACCTGGTCTTCTGCCAGGATGAAAACGCCCCGGACGTGTACTGGAAGGACAAACGAGACAAGACCGTGCTCATCGGCCTGGCCTGCAAGGCCCCGTGCCCGACCTGCTTTTGCACCTCGGTCAATTGCGGGCCGCACCACGAAGAGGGGCTGGACATGCTCCTGGTTGATCTGGGAGAGGACCTTCTGGCCCGTCCTTTGACCGACAAGGGCCAAGAGCTGGCCGCAGACCTGCAGGACGCCCCGCAGGAGGCCGTGGACCAGGCGGCCGGGCAGAAAAAGGCCTCGGAAGAGGCCATCACCAGCACGGTGGACATGAGCAAAATCAACGAGCGGCCGGTCCTGGAGGAATACGAACACCCCTATTTTGACCGGGTCTTTGAGGCCTGCATCAACTGCGGGACCTGTACCTTCTACTGCCCCACCTGCCACTGCTTCGACATCCAGGACGAGACCCAGGACGAGTTCGGACACCGGGTCCGCAACTGGGATACGTGTATGAGCTGGCTGTTTACCCATCATACCTCGGGACACAATCCCAGAGGAACCAAAAAAGACCGGGTCAGGCAGCGGTTCATGCACAAGTTTAAATACATGCCCATCAAGCTGGGCGGTGCCATAGGCTGCGTGGGGTGCGGGCGGTGTACCCGGAAATGCCCGGTGAACATCGATGTCCGCACAGTGGTCAACAGCATGAATGAATGA
- a CDS encoding 4Fe-4S dicluster domain-containing protein, with translation MNEITRQLRERAKQLLQEGTVDCVIGYAQGSVPMQEQPFFAYTPEEADKLVWTGFCTNNLANFLIKRSGKNAVVAQGCVSRNIVGLIKENQVQRENVYILGVHSPGMIDAHKVQNHFPGKTIVQVEEDGKDIVVQGMDFEERLPRKKFKRDNCFTCTHRNAVLYDEFIGEEGPQTGGGKIDNVAAPWEKLDSDQRWEAFEQTFKDCIRCYACRNVCPLCYCDVCFVDENNPQWVGKSLHEPDVYTFHILRAFHCAGRCTDCGACESACPVGIKMRRLTSKIEKDIRQLYGYQPGLDLETPAPLSLYQPNDPDVAE, from the coding sequence ATGAACGAGATCACCAGGCAGCTGCGCGAACGGGCCAAGCAGCTGCTCCAGGAAGGGACTGTGGATTGTGTCATAGGGTATGCCCAGGGCAGCGTGCCCATGCAGGAACAGCCCTTTTTCGCCTACACCCCGGAGGAGGCCGACAAGCTGGTCTGGACCGGCTTCTGCACCAACAACCTGGCCAACTTCCTGATCAAGCGTTCGGGCAAGAATGCCGTGGTCGCCCAGGGGTGCGTGAGCCGGAACATCGTGGGCCTGATCAAGGAAAATCAGGTTCAGCGGGAAAACGTCTACATCCTTGGCGTGCATTCTCCAGGCATGATCGACGCCCACAAGGTCCAGAACCACTTTCCGGGCAAGACCATCGTCCAGGTGGAGGAAGACGGAAAGGACATCGTGGTCCAGGGCATGGATTTTGAGGAGCGCCTGCCCCGCAAGAAGTTCAAGCGGGACAACTGCTTCACCTGCACCCACCGCAATGCCGTCCTCTACGACGAGTTCATCGGGGAAGAAGGACCGCAGACCGGCGGAGGGAAGATAGACAATGTGGCCGCCCCCTGGGAAAAGCTGGACAGCGATCAGCGCTGGGAGGCCTTTGAGCAGACCTTCAAGGACTGCATCCGCTGCTATGCCTGCCGCAATGTCTGCCCCTTGTGCTACTGCGACGTATGCTTCGTGGATGAGAACAATCCGCAGTGGGTGGGCAAGTCCCTGCACGAGCCGGATGTGTATACCTTCCACATCCTGCGCGCCTTTCACTGCGCCGGACGGTGCACTGATTGCGGGGCCTGCGAATCCGCCTGTCCGGTGGGCATCAAGATGCGCCGCCTGACCAGCAAGATCGAAAAAGACATCCGCCAGCTCTATGGCTATCAGCCGGGCCTGGATCTGGAGACGCCGGCTCCATTGAGCCTGTATCAGCCCAATGACCCGGATGTGGCCGAATGA
- a CDS encoding hydrogenase iron-sulfur subunit, translated as MSEWEPKIAAFLCNWCSYGAADLAGVSRMQYPPNIRVIRIPCTGAMSPNFILQALRHGVDGVWVSGUHPGECHYISGNMFARRRFVVLKDLLEYIGIEPGRVYFSWISSAEATKFQATAKKVVEQIKQLGPATRLVKDIRKEAA; from the coding sequence ATGTCTGAATGGGAACCGAAAATCGCCGCTTTTCTCTGCAACTGGTGCAGCTACGGAGCGGCCGACCTGGCCGGGGTGAGCCGTATGCAGTATCCGCCCAACATCCGGGTCATCCGCATCCCCTGCACCGGGGCCATGAGTCCGAACTTCATTCTCCAGGCCCTGCGCCACGGTGTGGACGGGGTGTGGGTCTCTGGGTGACACCCGGGCGAATGCCACTATATCAGTGGCAATATGTTCGCCAGACGGCGGTTCGTCGTCTTAAAGGATCTCTTGGAGTACATCGGCATTGAACCCGGCCGGGTATACTTCTCCTGGATCTCCTCGGCCGAAGCAACCAAGTTTCAGGCCACAGCCAAAAAGGTGGTGGAGCAGATCAAACAGCTCGGTCCGGCCACCCGCTTGGTTAAGGATATTCGCAAGGAGGCGGCATGA
- a CDS encoding CoB--CoM heterodisulfide reductase iron-sulfur subunit A family protein, with protein sequence MEGTHTSGSVMVVGAGITGMQTALDLANSGFKVYLVEQSPSIGGMMSQLDKTFPTNDCAMUIISPVLVEVGRHLNIEILSNTQIQALEGEKGNFTATVQTKARFIDPATCTGCGECAAHCPVSAVDVYNLGMRDRKAIYIDYPQAVPLSFAIDQETCIGCGLCEKMCLAKAITYEDTPTEKTLNVGAVALSVGTRAFDPSELDYLGYGRFPNVVTSLEFERILSASGPYFGNLMRPLDRQEPRKIAWLQCVGSRDMNRCQNAHCSSVCCMYAIKEAVIAKEHATDDLDCAVFYMDMRTYGKDFERYYDHAREEEGVRFIRSRVHTITEDPETGDLNLAYVNDQGEMSTETFDLVVLSVGLEADPQSMELAKKLGVELTEGNFCQTSSFAPISTSREGVYVCGAFQGPKDIPTSVVDASAASALAGELLNPARYQDTEVKEEVPEKNVQGERPSIGVFVCKCGSNIAGVVDVEGVKDYAASLPFVDYATDNLYTCSQNTQDEMTEIIKEKNLNRVIVASCSPKTHEPLFRETLINAGINKYLFNMVNIRNQDSWVHRFNPDLATEKAKDLVRMAVSNVALKEPLEEPELSVNQAALVIGGGISGMTAALSLARQGHPTHLVEKSARLGGQALSLYRTWKGEDIQADLQGMIREVENEPNLTVHLESSITGVDGFVGNFNTTVSGHGQEETITHGVTVMATGATELTPDEYLYGQDPRVTTSLELDRMLLEDDPALKKAGSAVFIQCVGSREPHRPYCSRVCCTHSIQNALELKEKNPDMNVFVLYRDIRTYGEKETIYNKARKAGVIFIRYDLDRKPVVEQNGDSLVVKTRDHVLDQPLEIEADLVTLAAAIVPAKDETLANFYKVSFTDDGFYAERHAKMGPSEFATDGMFLCGLAHYPKSIDESIAQGKAAAAKAITLLAQEVIHSSGEVAQVNPMYCSSCGVCVAICPFSAPSFIEEGRFAGKAQINPSLCKGCGLCAASCRSGAISLKGANGQQIYAMIEAI encoded by the coding sequence ATGGAAGGTACACATACCAGCGGATCCGTGATGGTGGTCGGCGCCGGGATTACCGGGATGCAGACCGCCCTGGATCTGGCCAACTCAGGCTTTAAGGTCTATCTGGTGGAGCAGTCTCCGTCCATTGGGGGCATGATGTCCCAGCTGGACAAGACCTTCCCCACCAACGACTGCGCAATGTGAATTATCTCCCCTGTACTGGTCGAGGTCGGCCGGCACCTAAATATCGAGATCCTGTCCAACACCCAGATTCAGGCCCTCGAGGGAGAAAAAGGCAACTTCACCGCAACCGTGCAGACCAAGGCCAGGTTCATCGATCCTGCGACCTGCACTGGATGCGGCGAATGCGCGGCCCACTGCCCGGTAAGTGCAGTGGATGTCTACAACCTGGGCATGCGGGACCGCAAGGCCATATATATCGACTATCCCCAGGCCGTCCCCCTGTCCTTTGCCATTGATCAGGAAACCTGCATCGGATGCGGACTGTGCGAAAAGATGTGTCTGGCCAAGGCCATCACCTACGAGGACACGCCTACGGAAAAGACCCTCAATGTCGGGGCCGTGGCCCTGTCCGTGGGCACCCGGGCCTTTGATCCCTCCGAGCTCGATTACCTGGGCTACGGCCGGTTCCCCAACGTGGTCACCAGCCTGGAGTTCGAACGGATCCTGAGCGCCTCCGGCCCTTACTTCGGCAACCTGATGCGCCCCCTGGACCGGCAGGAACCGCGCAAGATCGCCTGGCTGCAGTGCGTTGGATCCAGGGACATGAACCGGTGCCAAAACGCCCACTGCTCTTCGGTCTGTTGCATGTACGCCATCAAGGAGGCGGTCATCGCCAAGGAGCACGCCACCGACGATCTGGATTGCGCAGTGTTCTACATGGATATGCGGACCTACGGCAAGGATTTCGAGCGCTACTACGATCACGCCCGGGAAGAGGAAGGCGTCCGTTTCATCCGCTCCCGGGTGCATACCATTACTGAAGACCCGGAGACCGGGGACCTGAACCTGGCCTATGTCAACGACCAGGGTGAGATGAGCACCGAGACCTTCGATCTGGTGGTCCTGTCCGTGGGCCTGGAGGCCGACCCCCAGAGCATGGAGCTGGCCAAAAAGCTGGGCGTGGAGCTCACTGAGGGCAACTTCTGCCAGACGTCCTCCTTCGCCCCCATCAGCACCTCCAGGGAAGGGGTCTATGTCTGCGGCGCCTTTCAAGGCCCCAAGGACATTCCCACCTCTGTGGTCGACGCCAGTGCGGCCTCGGCCCTGGCCGGAGAGCTCCTCAATCCGGCCAGATACCAGGATACCGAGGTCAAGGAGGAGGTCCCGGAAAAGAATGTTCAGGGCGAGCGCCCCAGCATCGGGGTCTTTGTCTGCAAGTGCGGGAGCAATATCGCCGGGGTCGTGGATGTGGAAGGGGTCAAGGACTACGCCGCTTCCCTGCCCTTTGTGGATTACGCCACGGACAACCTGTATACCTGCTCCCAGAACACCCAGGACGAGATGACCGAGATCATCAAGGAGAAGAACCTGAACCGGGTAATAGTCGCCTCCTGCTCGCCCAAGACCCACGAGCCTTTGTTCAGGGAGACCCTGATCAACGCCGGGATCAACAAGTACCTGTTTAATATGGTCAATATCCGCAACCAGGACTCCTGGGTTCACCGCTTCAACCCGGACCTGGCCACTGAAAAGGCCAAGGACCTGGTCCGTATGGCCGTATCCAATGTGGCCCTCAAGGAGCCCCTGGAGGAGCCGGAGCTGTCCGTGAATCAGGCCGCCCTGGTCATCGGGGGCGGGATATCCGGAATGACCGCCGCCCTGTCCCTGGCCCGACAGGGACACCCCACCCACCTGGTGGAAAAGAGCGCCCGGCTGGGCGGACAGGCCCTGTCCCTGTACCGGACCTGGAAGGGGGAAGACATCCAGGCCGACCTGCAGGGCATGATCCGGGAGGTGGAGAACGAGCCCAACCTGACCGTGCACCTGGAGAGCTCGATCACCGGGGTGGATGGGTTTGTGGGCAACTTCAACACCACGGTCTCCGGGCATGGACAGGAGGAGACCATCACTCACGGGGTGACGGTCATGGCCACTGGAGCCACGGAGCTTACCCCGGATGAGTATCTCTACGGCCAGGATCCCAGGGTCACCACCAGCCTGGAGCTGGACCGCATGCTGCTGGAAGACGACCCGGCCCTGAAAAAGGCCGGCTCCGCAGTATTTATCCAGTGCGTTGGCTCCCGGGAACCGCACCGCCCCTACTGCTCCCGGGTCTGTTGCACCCACTCCATCCAGAACGCCCTGGAGCTGAAAGAAAAGAACCCGGATATGAACGTCTTTGTCCTCTACCGGGACATCCGGACCTACGGAGAGAAAGAGACAATCTACAACAAGGCCCGCAAGGCCGGGGTCATCTTCATCCGCTACGACCTGGACCGCAAACCTGTGGTGGAGCAGAACGGAGACTCCCTGGTGGTCAAGACCAGGGATCACGTTCTGGATCAGCCTTTGGAGATCGAGGCCGATCTGGTCACCCTGGCCGCGGCCATCGTTCCGGCCAAGGACGAGACCCTGGCCAACTTCTACAAGGTATCCTTCACCGACGACGGCTTCTATGCCGAGCGGCACGCCAAGATGGGCCCATCGGAGTTCGCCACCGACGGGATGTTCCTCTGCGGCCTGGCCCACTACCCCAAGTCCATCGACGAATCCATCGCCCAGGGCAAGGCGGCCGCGGCCAAGGCCATCACCCTCTTGGCCCAGGAAGTCATCCATTCCAGCGGTGAGGTGGCCCAGGTCAACCCCATGTACTGCAGCAGCTGCGGGGTGTGCGTGGCCATCTGCCCCTTTTCCGCCCCGTCCTTCATCGAGGAGGGCCGGTTTGCGGGCAAGGCTCAGATCAACCCCTCGCTGTGCAAGGGGTGCGGGTTGTGCGCAGCCTCCTGCCGCTCCGGAGCCATCTCTCTGAAGGGAGCCAACGGCCAGCAGATCTACGCCATGATCGAAGCCATCTAG